The Toxorhynchites rutilus septentrionalis strain SRP chromosome 3, ASM2978413v1, whole genome shotgun sequence genome includes a region encoding these proteins:
- the LOC129773148 gene encoding mucin-2-like, giving the protein MPFNQFTFNNIDINGTFIYCDNRMQTYSEYVEYDYDAFPKLRACDPSTTTTTTASTSTTTTTIPSATSTTDSAADITTTATTAASFSTTGFLTDTTTTSKSTSTTDYSKDTTAPTPSIPSTTTTTAASTSTTTTITPSITSTTNSATDIITNSTASESTSTTGFSTDTTTTTTTSESISTTDSSTDTTTATPSPSISTADSSTDSTTMTYESTSTTDSSTDATTTTTTSPSTSTTDSSKDTSTTTTTSTSTSTTGTATDTVTIINTTTTPNSNSITDCSDEDTYSEYVEYDNDAFPKLRAYVSSTTTTTTTTTTQQTKLRLQQHLNLLFQQIQIRPQHCSYEDTYSEYVEYDFDAFPTLRACDSSTTTTTAASISKSTTTPSTTLTTDSATDITTNLTASETTPTTDSSTDTTAATQSASTSTTGSSIDTTTTTSESTSTTGSSTDTTTTTTTSESTLTTDSSTATMAATSSASTSTTDSSIDTTTTTSESTSTTGSSTDTTTTTTTSASSSTIDSSTDTTNVAPSACTSTTDSSMDTTTTTSESTSTTGSSTDTTTTTTTSVSTSTTDSSIDTTTTTSESTSTTGSSTITTTTTTTSASTSTTDSSTDTTAVAPSASTSTTDSSIDTTTTTSESTSP; this is encoded by the exons ATGCCATTCAATCAGTTCACCTTTAATAACATCGACATCAACGGAACCTTCATCTACTGCGACAACAGAATGC AAACGTACTCCGAATATGTCGAATACGATTACGATGCTTTTCCTAAGCTACGTGCCTGTGACCCATCAACAACTACAACCACAACAGCTTCTACTTCAACAACGACAACAACAATACCTTCCGCTACATCAACAACAGATTCTGCAGCAGACATAACTACGACTGCTACGACAGCTGCATCTTTTTCAACAACAGGTTTCTTAACAGATACAACAACGACATCTAAATCTACATCAACAACAGATTATTCTAAAGATACGACGGCTCCAACACCATCTATACCATCAACTACTACAACTACAGCAGCTTCTACTTCAACAACGACAACAATAACACCTTCGATTACATCAACAACAAATTCCGCAACAGACATAATCACGAATTCAACAGCATCTGAATCTACTTCAACAACAGGTTTCTCAACAGACACAACCACGACTACAACAACATCTGAATCTATTTCAACAACAGATTCTTCTACAGATACAACGACCGCAACACCATCTCCATCTATATCAACAGCAGATTCTTCGACAGATTCGACCACAATGACGTATGAGTCTACATCAACAACAGATTCTTCAACAGATGCAACTACGACTACAACAACATCTCCATCTACATCAACAACAGATTCTTCGAAAGATACAAGTACGACCACAACGACATCCACCTCTACTTCAACAACAGGGACAGCAACAGATACAGTAACGATCATAAACACCACAACGACACCAAACTCTAATTCTATCACAGATTGCTCGGACGAAGACACGTACTCCGAATACGTCGAATACGATAACGATGCTTTTCCTAAGCTACGTGCCTATGTTTCAtcaacaactacaactacaactacaactacaactcaACAGACAAAACTACGATTACAACAACATCTGAACCTACTTTTTCAACAGATTCAAATACGGCCACAAC ATTGCTCGTACGAAGATACGTACTCCGAATACGTCGAATACGATTTCGATGCTTTTCCTACGCTACGCGCATGTGATTCAtcaacaactacaactacagcaGCTTCCATTTCAAAATCGACAACAACACCTTCCACTACATTAACAACAGATTCCGCAACGGATATAACTACGAATTTAACGGCATCTGAAACTACTCCAACAACAGATTCTTCAACAGACACAACGGCCGCAACACAATCTGCATCTACATCAACAACAGGATCTTCGATAGATACGACCACAACAACATCTGAATCTACATCAACAACAGGTTCCTCAACAGACACAACTACGACCACAACAACATCTGAATCTACTTTAACAACAGATTCTTCAACAGCCACAATGGCTGCAACATCATCTGCATCTACATCAACAACAGATTCCTCGATAGATACGACCACAACGACATCTGAATCTACATCAACAACAGGTTCCTCAACAGATACAACTACGACCACTACAACATCTGCTTCTTCATCAACAATAGATTCTTCAACAGACACAACGAATGTAGCACCATCTGCATGTACATCAACAACAGATTCCTCGATGGATACGACCACAACGACATCTGAATCTACATCAACAACAGGTTCCTCAACAGACACAACTACGACCACAACAACATCTGTATCTACATCAACAACAGATTCCTCGATAGATACGACCACAACGACATCTGAATCTACATCAACAACAGGTTCCTCAACAATTACAACTACGACCACAACAACATCTGCTTCTACATCAACAACAGATTCTTCAACAGACACAACGGCTGTAGCACCATCTGCATCTACATCAACAACAGATTCCTCGATTGATACGACCACAACGACATCTGAATCTACATCACCATAG